A single Brienomyrus brachyistius isolate T26 chromosome 11, BBRACH_0.4, whole genome shotgun sequence DNA region contains:
- the rab27a gene encoding ras-related protein Rab-27A, with translation MSDGDYDYLIKFLALGDSGVGKTSFLYQYTDGKFSSKFITTVGIDFREKRVVYKSNGPDGVAGKGQRIHIQLWDTAGQERFRSLTTAFFRDAMGFLLLFDLTNEQSFLNVRNWMSQLQMHAYCENPDIVLCGNKCDLDEQRAVKEEEAKELAEKYGIPYFETSAANGTNVNQSVEVLLDLIMKRMERCVDKSWIPDGTVRSNGHSTSEKMAEQTEETKGKCSC, from the exons ATGTCTGATGGGGACTACGATTACCTCATCAAGTTCCTAGCTCTTGGAGACTCTGGGGTTGGGAAGACAAGCTTCCTGTATCAGTACACAGATGGCAAATTCAGCTCCAAGTTCATCACCACAGTGGGCATCGATTTCAGAGAAAAGCGGGTG GTATACAAATCCAACGGTCCTGACGGGGTAGCGGGAAAAGGCCAAAGAATCCATATTCAGCTGTGGGATACAGCGGGACAGGAAAG GTTTCGGAGCTTAACGACAGCTTTCTTCCGAGATGCCATGGGTTTTCTTCTATTGTTTGATCTCACAAATGAGCAAAGCTTTCTCAACGTCAGAAACTGGATGA GTCAGCTACAGATGCACGCATACTGCGAGAACCCAGACATTGTGCTGTGTGGTAACAAGTGTGACCTGGATGAGCAGAGAGCCGTCAAAGAAGAGGAGGCCAAGGAGCTGGCGGAGAAGTATGG AATTCCCTACTTTGAGACGAGCGCGGCAAACGGCACCAACGTGAATCAGTCGGTGGAGGTTCTGCTGGACCTGATCATGAAGAGGATGGAGCGCTGCGTGGACAAGTCGTGGATCCCAGATGGCACGGTGAGGTCAAACGGGCACAGCACCAGCGAGAAGATGGCAGAGCAGACGGAGGAGACGAAAGGCAAATGCAGCTGTTAA
- the LOC125752000 gene encoding protein PIGBOS1 has protein sequence MFRRRIPFHQVAMAVIVGVVGGIYVYRPIFHSPDWMRRSSEPNPGGNLEGKAEENVKD, from the coding sequence ATGTTTCGCCGGCGTATTCCCTTTCACCAGGTAGCCATGGCAGTGATAGTCGGGGTTGTCGGTGGCATTTATGTATACAGACCGATTTTTCACTCACCTGACTGGATGCGCCGCTCCTCTGAGCCAAACCCCGGCGGGAATCTGGAGGGCAAAGCAGAAGAAAATGTTAAAGATTAA
- the pigb gene encoding GPI mannosyltransferase 3, producing MERLRERLSRRSASEPVKLRKRKSHLYSKDYTTDIFENGFAIIGFSVGFRLINCFLVQSSYVPDEYWQSLEVSHRMVFGYGYLTWEWTERIRSHSYPVLIAILYKMLHILGYDTVQLLVWSPRLIHAFLAAMADVKLYAFVRRLEHRDVARWTYFCQLSSWFTWYCCTRTLTNTMETILTTLALCYYPVPGSKSHSSSKYLSLVALAILVRPTALIVWMPLLGFHFLQEDDKLKLIMNHALPIGAFTLGLSTVLDCILYGKWTLVQLNFLRFNIWHNVAEFYGSHPWHWYFTQGCPVVLGPHLLFFIHGCTLTPKRYRILLAAVIWTVLIYSLLPHKEFRFVYPVLPLCMLFCGFSLARLRSWRRPAAGALVLMNLLPALYTGLVHQRGVLDVMGHLQQLCHTASPQPDVLFLMPCHSTPFYSHIHCPIKMRFLECPPDLSGNKSYVDEADDFFANPKHWLEVTFTQQALLPSHLVLFDVLEKEILTFLEVNKYVRQKEVFHTHIPDGRVGEHIFIYERTLNDASD from the exons ATGGAAAGGCTCCGGGAACGACTAAGCCGAAGGTCAGCCTCTGAGCCTGTCAAACTAAGGAAAAGAAAATCTCATCTGTACAGCAAAGATTATACGACCGATATATTTGAGAATG GATTCGCTATCATTGGTTTCTCGGTTGGATTTCGGCTTATAAACTGCTTTCTGGTGCAGAGCAGCTACGTTCCTGATGAATACTGGCAGTCCCTTGAAGTTTCCCATCGCATGGTTTTCGG GTATGGGTACCTTACTTGGGAATGGACTGAGAGGATCCGGAGTCACTCTTACCCAGTCCTCATTGCAATCCTGTACAAGATGCTACACATTCTGGGCTACGACACCGTTCAGCTGCTG GTGTGGTCACCTCGCTTGATACACGCGTTCCTCGCTGCCATGGCTGACGTCAAACtttatgcttttgtccgaagacTGGAGCATCGTGATGTCGCCAGATGGACG TACTTCTGCCAGCTTTCCTCGTGGTTCACGTGGTACTGCTGCACAAGGACTCTGACAAACACCATGGAAACCATCCTCACCACTCTGGCCCTCTGTTATTATCCAGTGCCTGGCTCAAAGTCACACAGCAG TTCAAAGTACTTAAGTTTGGTTGCACTGGCAATCCTTGTTCGTCCGACAGCTCTTATTGTGTGGATGCCTCTGTTGGGATTCCATTTCCTCCAGGAAGATGACAAACTGAAGCTTATAATGAACCATGCACTTCCTATAGG GGCTTTTACACTGGGGTTGTCAACAGTTTTAGACTGCATACTCTATGGCAAG TGGACTCTGGTCCAGCTGAACTTCCTCAGGTTTAACATCTGGCATAATGTGGCCGAGTTTTACGGCTCTCACCCGTGGCACTGGTACTTCACACAAGGCTGCCCCGTCGTTCTTGGCCCTCATCTCCTCTTCTTCATCCACGGTTGCACACTGACACCTAAAAGATACAGGATCCTCCTGGCAGCGGTGATTTGGACAGTTTTAATTTATAG TTTGCTGCCACACAAGGAGTTTCGCTTCGTTTACCCCGTGCTGCCCTTGTGCATGCTGTTTTGTG GCTTTTCCCTGGCCAGGCTGAGGTCCTGGAGGAGACCAGCAGCAGGTGCCTTGGTGCTTATGAACCTGCTCCCTGCTCTGTACACGGGACTAGTCCATCAGCGTGGGGTCCTGGACGTCATGGGCCACCTCCAGCAGCTGTGTCACACTGCCAGTCCTCAGCCAGATGTCCTTTTTCTCATGCCCTGTCACTCAACACCTTTCTACAG CCACATCCACTGCCCTATCAAAATGCGGTTCTTGGAGTGTCCGCCGGACCTCAGTGGAAACAAGAGTTACGTGGATGAGGCGGACGACTTCTTTGCCAACCCAAAGCATTGGCTGGAAGTCACTTTTACCCAGCAGGCATTGCTTCCCTCCCACCTCGTGCTGTTTGATGTACTGGAGAAG GAAATCCTTACATTTTTGgaagtaaataaatatgtacGACAGAAGGAAGTGTTCCACACCCATATTCCTGACGGTCGGGTCGGAGAACACATCTTTATTTATGAAAGGACTTTGAACGATGCTTCTGATTAA